A genomic stretch from Falco cherrug isolate bFalChe1 chromosome 1, bFalChe1.pri, whole genome shotgun sequence includes:
- the SLC16A3 gene encoding monocarboxylate transporter 4: MGAVVADDGPSGVKAPDGGWGWAVLFGCFIITGFSYAFPKAVSVFFKELIREFGVGYSDTAWISSILLAMLYGTGPLCSVCVNRFGCRPVMLVGGLFASMGMVIASFCTSIVQIYLTAGVITGLGLALNFQPSLIMLNRYFDKRRPLANGLSAAGSPVFLCALSPLGQILQHEYGWRGGFLILGGMLLNCCVCGALMRPLEPPKKSEATKEPAEKKAKKKLLDFSVFKDGGFVIYTLAASIMVLGLFVPPVFVVSYAKDLGYQDTKAAFLLTILGFIDIFARPVCGMVAGLKWVRPRCVYLFSFAMIFNGFTDLMGSMSVDYGGLVVFCIFFGISYGMVGALQFEVLMAIVGTQKFSSAIGLVLLAEAMAVLIGPPSAGKLLDATGRYMFVFIIAGIEVTTSALVLALGNFFCIKKKSEEPCTKEEAAEREELNKSEDKMPEDAKVDSIEVEQFLKDEPEKNGEVVTNPETCV; encoded by the exons ATGGGAGCCGTAGTAGCTGATGATGGTCCATCTGGTGTTAAAGCCCCTGatggaggctggggctgggctgtcCTTTTTGGCTGTTTTATCATCACAGGATTCTCCTATGCATTTCCTAAGGCGGTCAGTGTCTTCTTTAAAGAACTTATACGGGAATTTGGTGTTGGATATAGTGACACTGCATGGATTTCCTCCATTCTGTTGGCCATGCTTTATGGAACAG GTCCACTCTGCAGTGTGTGTGTCAATCGCTTTGGCTGTCGCCCTGTCATGCTGGTGGGTGGCCTTTTTGCCTCAATGGGAATGGTTATAGCCTCCTTCTGCACGAGCATCGTTCAGATCTATCTAACTGCAGGTGTGATTACTG GTTTGGGTCTGGCACTGAATTTTCAGCCTTCACTTATCATGTTAAACCGATACTTTGACAAACGGCGGCCCTTAGCCAACGGGCTGTCTGCTGCTGGGAGTCCTGTGTTCCTTTGTGCTCTCTCACCATTGGGGCAGATACTACAACATGAGTACGGCTGGAGAGGAGGATTCCTTATACTGGGTGGGATGCTGCTCAACTGCTGTGTATGCGGAGCATTAATGAGACCTCTGGAGCCACCCAAAAAGTCTGAAGCTACCAAAGAACCAgctgagaagaaagcaaagaaaaaacttctGGATTTCAGTGTGTTTAAAGATGGTGGTTTTGTAATATACACACTGGCAGCATCTATCATGGTGCTTGGCCTCTTTGTTCCCCCAGTTTTTGTTGTGAGTTATGCCAAGGATTTAGGGTATCAAGACaccaaagcagcttttcttctgactATTCTGGGATTCATTGATATCTTTGCCCGACCTGTATGTGGAATGGTAGCTGGTCTTAAATGGGTTAGACCACGCTGTGTCTACCTCTTCAGTTTTGCCATGATTTTCAATGGCTTTACAGATCTCATGGGTTCCATGTCTGTTGATTATGGTGGCCTGGTggtcttttgcattttctttggcaTTTCTTATGGAATGGTAGGTGCTCTTCAGTTTGAAGTTCTCATGGCTATTGTTGGTACTCAGAAGTTCTCCAGTGCTATCGGTTTAGTGCTCCTGGCAGAAGCTATGGCTGTTCTAATCGGTCCACCATCAGCGG gaaaactcTTGGATGCAACAGGGAGGtacatgtttgtttttattattgctgGAATTGAAGTTACCACATCAGCACTTGTATTGGCCTTGGGAAATTTCttctgcattaagaaaaaatcagaagaacCATGTACaaaagaagaagcagcagaaagagaggaattAAACAAATCTGAAGACAAAATGCCTGAAGATGCCAAGGTGGACTCCATTGAAGTGGAGCAGTTTCTGAAAGATGAGCCTGAAAAAAATGGCGAAGTTGTAACAAACCCAGAAACGTGTGTGTGA